One part of the Sorangiineae bacterium MSr11954 genome encodes these proteins:
- a CDS encoding DUF962 domain-containing protein produces the protein MQLNREWSELLESYKGDHQHPKNQACHAIGIPMIAASIPIGATVIGLPLAAGLFTVGWGFQFAGHVFEGKKPSFVDDKRNLLVGLLWWSEKVGLLELQSTPNAPRAS, from the coding sequence ATGCAGCTCAATCGCGAATGGTCGGAGCTTTTGGAGAGCTACAAGGGCGATCACCAACACCCGAAAAATCAAGCGTGCCACGCCATCGGCATTCCGATGATCGCGGCATCCATCCCCATCGGCGCGACCGTGATCGGTCTCCCGCTGGCCGCCGGTTTGTTCACCGTGGGGTGGGGATTCCAGTTTGCCGGCCATGTGTTCGAGGGAAAGAAACCGTCGTTCGTCGACGACAAACGGAACTTGCTGGTGGGCCTCCTCTGGTGGTCGGAGAAGGTCGGGTTGCTCGAACTGCAGAGCACCCCAAACGCGCCTCGGGCTAGCTAA
- a CDS encoding SPFH domain-containing protein produces MELIALLMLAPIVGLYLVSGLRQIHQWEAPLKFTVGRYAGRLEPGLTWIIPGVQRIIRVDTRIRNKDLFQQQVITADNVTASIDAVIYYKVIDPEKAVLNVQDYDHAVRDRAKVVLRDIVGETRLDDLLAHREEIALKVRKAVEQFVSQWGLHVEAIAMQDIQLPQQMQEVIARVAIAERDRQYVVIKSRADVESAKNFAQAAEILASSPGAMELRRLEALQNMSGRTSRVIFDLAKPYETSRTRVAATAMALGEGQAPHGEEDEAGQEEVAAPSHESQARRAAR; encoded by the coding sequence ATGGAGCTCATCGCCCTCCTGATGTTGGCACCGATCGTGGGCCTCTACCTCGTGTCCGGGCTCCGTCAGATTCACCAGTGGGAGGCGCCGCTCAAGTTCACGGTGGGCCGCTACGCGGGGCGGCTCGAGCCTGGGCTCACGTGGATCATTCCGGGCGTGCAGCGGATCATCCGCGTGGATACGCGCATTCGCAACAAGGACTTGTTCCAGCAGCAGGTCATCACGGCCGACAACGTGACGGCGTCGATCGACGCGGTGATTTACTACAAAGTCATCGACCCCGAAAAGGCGGTCCTCAACGTGCAGGACTACGATCACGCCGTGCGCGATCGCGCCAAGGTGGTGCTCCGCGATATCGTGGGCGAGACGCGGCTCGACGATCTGCTCGCGCACCGCGAGGAGATCGCCCTCAAGGTGCGCAAGGCGGTGGAGCAGTTCGTCTCGCAGTGGGGCCTGCACGTGGAGGCGATCGCGATGCAGGACATCCAGCTCCCGCAACAGATGCAGGAGGTGATCGCGCGGGTGGCCATCGCGGAGCGCGATCGGCAGTACGTGGTCATCAAGAGCCGCGCCGACGTGGAGAGCGCCAAGAACTTCGCGCAGGCCGCCGAGATCCTGGCGTCGTCGCCCGGAGCGATGGAGCTGCGCAGGCTGGAGGCATTGCAGAACATGTCGGGCCGCACGAGCCGCGTCATCTTCGATCTCGCGAAGCCGTACGAGACGTCGCGCACGCGCGTGGCGGCCACCGCGATGGCGCTGGGCGAGGGCCAGGCGCCCCACGGCGAAGAAGACGAGGCGGGCCAAGAAGAGGTCGCAGCTCCGAGCCACGAATCGCAAGCACGCCGCGCGGCGCGCTGA
- a CDS encoding type II toxin-antitoxin system HicB family antitoxin encodes MKKSKTYKVRYDLDERGWWVASVVGVPGCHTQGRTIEQARERIREALSLFDEHADTAKLVDKVSLSVRARKALDDLAEQVVRTFNEQERLRQAQREAALMLTKEVKLSLRDAGELLGLSRERVRQVTSAKTGAEPRATRSPRAGYSTRGRKVAPHAHR; translated from the coding sequence ATGAAGAAGAGCAAAACGTACAAGGTTCGCTACGATTTAGACGAACGCGGATGGTGGGTGGCGTCTGTTGTCGGCGTTCCGGGCTGCCACACCCAGGGGCGAACGATCGAGCAAGCACGCGAGCGAATCCGTGAAGCGCTATCCCTCTTCGACGAACACGCCGATACGGCAAAGCTCGTCGATAAGGTGTCGTTGTCAGTCCGGGCAAGGAAAGCGCTCGATGATCTAGCCGAGCAAGTGGTTCGAACGTTCAATGAGCAGGAACGACTACGCCAGGCCCAGCGCGAAGCCGCGCTCATGCTCACGAAGGAAGTCAAGCTCAGTCTGCGGGACGCAGGCGAGCTTCTGGGGCTGTCGCGCGAGCGAGTCAGGCAGGTTACATCAGCGAAAACGGGTGCTGAGCCGCGCGCGACTCGCTCGCCTCGGGCGGGATATTCCACACGCGGACGGAAAGTGGCTCCACACGCCCATCGCTGA
- a CDS encoding acetoacetate--CoA ligase → MKPDDGGAYASATFPLGILDYQPKSGTATTRARRHWGNRSPEPPAGDEVVHGPTPIFVPKTVAVAQSQMTDFVCFCEETTGFAFDDAAAFHQFSVEDYRLFWRLFLEWSGLEVEGSYEPVCAGNVCETAVFFPKLRLSFVQNLLAAHTEEELAQPALTACNERGERISWSRGELTERVLRLASALHRRGLRSGDRVVAVVSNTAEAAVACLATAALGAVWSSIAPDLGLPSMVERFNQLSPTWLFFHGSYVHHGYERVVLDKIGELVRELPTLENVVRLRGKENPPIPAGRDVAALSLRALFDEGGREQAFTTLDELPRFPFNHPLYILFSSGTTGRPKCIVHGAGGTLVEHVKEHRLHTDLRPGDTLYFHTTCGWMMYNWQLSALASGAHIVVYDGSVSYPEADSIWQLVERERVTVFGTSPGYLQYTRDAGIVPRGAYDLRALRAILSTGSVLPDSFFRWAHDAIKAVPLQSISGGTDIIGCFLLGHPHLPVYEGELQSKSLGLDVRAIGMRAAAGKAEDCTTFGELICQNPFPSRPLGLFGDGDGTRFHDAYFRQNPGVWTHGDLLELTARGTGRIHGRSDGVMNIRGIRIGPAEIYHVLASIPEVADAVAVEQAAPSEPGGSRLVLVVVLREGHRLDSSLVRHIRKQLSEQCSTAHAPSVIAEVDELPTTHSGKRSDRAVRDAINGRPVINVSALRNPECLRALHDHPAVHLETAAEAASPLLTPSEIVVSRYVFGEPAEALQARLSDIWATVLGAPVGPDDNFFEMGGHSLMAVTLLARVEKEFGRRLPMSSLLEAGTVRGMVALLQRGASHRSSLIAIQPKGRLRPVYWLPGGGGLSVLAFREVSLLLGPDRPVYGLEAELRLDGSKDDLPSMARDYIEAIRQKQPHGPYILFGFSLGSWMAYEIANQLHRQGEKVALLGIFDTAVPGTLSSLQQVTAVAQRARHHFRNLCGLPVGGIVSYLNDTADVVAHKVQRKLARPTEPVAETAEPSSIFDEVDRKNRAIIDTYSRGPHAPYPGRVTLFLAERTSQSGLSPELDARLGWRNLARGGTDVHKVPGSHLSMLEQPHVQGLARILRECLARADQS, encoded by the coding sequence ATGAAGCCCGACGACGGCGGAGCCTACGCGAGCGCGACGTTTCCTCTTGGTATCCTCGATTACCAGCCGAAGTCGGGTACCGCGACCACACGCGCGCGCCGTCACTGGGGCAACCGCTCCCCCGAGCCGCCCGCTGGCGACGAGGTCGTGCACGGGCCTACACCGATCTTCGTCCCCAAGACGGTGGCGGTGGCCCAGTCGCAAATGACGGACTTCGTTTGCTTTTGCGAGGAGACCACCGGCTTCGCCTTCGATGACGCAGCCGCGTTCCACCAATTTTCCGTGGAGGACTACCGGCTCTTCTGGCGCCTCTTCCTCGAGTGGTCGGGGCTCGAGGTCGAGGGCTCCTACGAGCCCGTCTGCGCCGGGAACGTGTGCGAGACCGCCGTGTTCTTTCCCAAGTTGCGTTTGAGCTTCGTGCAGAACCTCCTGGCGGCGCACACCGAAGAAGAGCTCGCGCAGCCGGCGCTCACCGCATGCAACGAGCGCGGTGAGCGCATTTCATGGTCGCGCGGGGAGCTCACCGAGCGCGTGCTCCGGCTGGCATCGGCCCTTCACCGCCGAGGTCTTCGCAGCGGCGATCGGGTGGTGGCGGTCGTCTCGAACACCGCCGAAGCCGCCGTGGCCTGCCTGGCGACCGCGGCCCTGGGGGCGGTTTGGTCGTCCATCGCGCCCGATTTGGGTCTGCCTTCGATGGTGGAGCGCTTCAATCAGTTGTCACCCACGTGGCTCTTCTTTCACGGAAGCTATGTGCACCACGGCTACGAGCGCGTCGTGCTCGACAAAATCGGCGAGCTCGTTCGGGAGCTGCCGACCCTCGAGAACGTGGTTCGTCTGCGCGGCAAAGAGAACCCGCCCATCCCTGCCGGCCGCGACGTGGCGGCGCTCTCGCTCCGAGCGCTCTTCGACGAGGGAGGCCGCGAGCAAGCGTTTACCACCCTCGACGAGCTGCCGCGATTCCCCTTCAACCATCCGCTCTACATCCTCTTCTCCTCCGGCACCACCGGCAGGCCCAAGTGCATCGTCCACGGCGCGGGCGGCACCTTGGTCGAGCACGTCAAAGAGCACAGGCTGCACACCGACTTGAGGCCGGGCGACACCCTGTACTTCCACACCACGTGTGGATGGATGATGTACAACTGGCAATTGTCCGCGCTGGCCAGCGGAGCGCATATCGTCGTTTACGACGGCTCCGTATCCTATCCGGAGGCCGACTCCATCTGGCAATTGGTGGAGCGCGAGCGGGTCACCGTCTTCGGCACCAGCCCGGGATATTTGCAATACACGCGCGACGCCGGCATCGTCCCGCGCGGCGCCTACGATCTTCGGGCTTTGCGGGCCATCCTGTCGACCGGCTCCGTCCTCCCCGACTCCTTCTTCCGCTGGGCCCACGACGCGATCAAGGCGGTCCCGCTTCAGTCGATATCGGGTGGCACCGATATCATCGGTTGCTTTCTACTCGGGCACCCGCACCTCCCCGTCTACGAAGGGGAGCTGCAGTCCAAGAGCCTGGGCCTCGACGTGCGCGCCATCGGAATGCGCGCCGCGGCCGGCAAGGCGGAAGATTGCACCACATTCGGCGAGCTGATATGCCAAAATCCGTTTCCATCGCGCCCGCTGGGGCTCTTCGGCGACGGCGACGGCACCCGCTTCCACGACGCGTATTTCCGTCAAAATCCGGGTGTATGGACGCACGGAGATCTGCTCGAATTGACCGCTCGGGGTACGGGACGCATCCACGGTCGCTCGGACGGGGTCATGAACATTCGCGGCATTCGCATCGGACCTGCCGAAATTTACCATGTGCTCGCGAGCATCCCCGAAGTCGCCGACGCGGTGGCCGTCGAACAAGCCGCGCCGAGCGAGCCAGGCGGGAGCCGTCTGGTCCTGGTCGTGGTGCTTCGCGAGGGCCACCGTCTCGACTCATCGCTGGTCCGGCACATTCGCAAGCAGCTCTCCGAGCAATGCTCCACGGCGCACGCCCCATCGGTCATCGCCGAAGTGGACGAGCTCCCCACGACCCACAGCGGAAAGCGCTCGGACCGCGCGGTGCGCGACGCCATCAACGGCCGCCCGGTCATCAACGTCTCGGCGCTGCGCAACCCCGAGTGCCTCCGAGCGCTGCACGATCACCCCGCCGTTCACCTCGAAACGGCGGCCGAGGCCGCGTCCCCTCTTTTGACTCCGAGCGAAATCGTCGTCTCCCGTTACGTCTTCGGCGAGCCGGCCGAAGCGCTGCAAGCGCGTCTGAGCGATATCTGGGCGACCGTGTTGGGTGCTCCCGTGGGCCCCGACGACAACTTCTTCGAAATGGGCGGTCATTCGCTGATGGCCGTAACCCTGCTCGCGCGCGTCGAAAAAGAGTTCGGCCGCCGGCTCCCCATGTCCAGCCTGCTCGAGGCCGGCACGGTGCGCGGCATGGTGGCGCTCCTTCAGCGCGGCGCATCCCATCGCTCGAGCCTGATCGCCATTCAGCCAAAGGGCCGACTGCGCCCCGTCTATTGGCTCCCGGGCGGCGGCGGCCTGAGCGTCCTCGCCTTCCGCGAAGTTTCATTGTTGCTCGGCCCAGACCGACCTGTTTACGGCCTCGAGGCCGAGCTCCGCCTCGACGGTTCGAAGGACGATCTCCCGAGCATGGCCCGCGACTACATCGAGGCCATTCGCCAGAAGCAGCCGCACGGCCCTTATATCCTTTTCGGATTCTCCCTCGGCTCCTGGATGGCCTACGAAATTGCCAATCAGCTCCACCGCCAAGGCGAAAAGGTCGCCCTACTCGGCATCTTCGACACGGCGGTCCCGGGCACCCTCTCGAGCCTCCAGCAGGTCACGGCAGTCGCCCAACGCGCCCGCCACCATTTCCGCAACCTCTGCGGTCTCCCCGTAGGCGGCATCGTCTCCTACCTCAACGACACCGCCGACGTCGTCGCCCACAAGGTCCAGCGCAAACTCGCCCGCCCCACCGAACCCGTGGCCGAGACCGCCGAGCCCAGCTCCATCTTCGACGAAGTCGACCGCAAGAACCGCGCAATCATCGACACCTACAGCCGAGGCCCGCACGCCCCATACCCCGGCCGCGTCACTCTTTTTCTGGCAGAGCGCACCTCGCAGTCCGGCCTCTCCCCCGAGCTCGACGCCCGTCTCGGCTGGCGCAACCTCGCCCGCGGCGGCACCGACGTGCACAAAGTACCTGGCAGCCACCTATCGATGCTCGAGCAACCCCACGTCCAGGGTCTTGCACGGATCCTCCGCGAGTGCCTCGCCCGCGCCGATCAGTCGTAA
- a CDS encoding SDR family oxidoreductase, with translation MIALVTGGAGFIGSHIAEHLVAAGHRVRVFDNFSAGKRANLSGIAGGQLEVIEADVRDAPRLEYHMAGCDVVFHQAAVVSVPYSVEHPQETHDVNLQGTMNVLFAAKRQGVKRIVFAGSAAVYGEDPELPKRETMRESPISPYGVEKLASELYLRTYEKLHGVESVTLRYFNVFGPRQDPRSPYSGVISILVDRALRNEAPTLFGDGNQSRDFVFVRDVVQANLLAATVPGVSGRVYNVGGGRRTTLNELVAMLGRVVGRTITPHHGPPRAGDIRDSLADIGRARTELGYEPRVTVEEGLAELVAHVQSTRETEGKP, from the coding sequence ATGATTGCGCTAGTCACCGGAGGCGCAGGTTTCATCGGTTCACATATCGCAGAGCACCTCGTGGCCGCGGGGCACCGCGTGCGGGTGTTCGATAATTTTTCAGCAGGCAAGCGCGCGAACTTGAGCGGCATAGCCGGAGGACAGCTCGAAGTCATCGAGGCCGACGTTCGCGATGCGCCGCGGCTCGAGTACCATATGGCCGGCTGCGACGTGGTGTTTCATCAGGCGGCCGTGGTCTCCGTCCCCTACTCGGTCGAGCACCCGCAGGAGACGCACGATGTGAATTTGCAAGGGACGATGAACGTGCTCTTCGCGGCCAAGCGCCAGGGGGTCAAGCGCATCGTCTTCGCGGGATCGGCCGCGGTCTACGGGGAAGATCCCGAGCTCCCCAAGCGCGAGACCATGCGCGAAAGTCCCATATCGCCTTATGGCGTCGAGAAGCTCGCCAGTGAGTTGTACCTTCGCACGTACGAAAAGCTCCATGGCGTGGAGTCGGTCACCCTTCGCTACTTCAATGTCTTCGGCCCCCGGCAAGATCCGCGCTCACCTTACAGCGGTGTGATCAGCATTCTCGTCGATCGCGCACTGCGCAACGAAGCCCCGACCCTCTTCGGGGACGGCAACCAGTCGCGCGACTTCGTCTTCGTGCGCGACGTGGTGCAGGCGAACCTGCTGGCGGCCACCGTGCCCGGGGTTTCAGGCCGCGTTTACAACGTGGGGGGCGGACGGCGCACCACCCTCAACGAGTTGGTCGCCATGCTGGGGCGCGTCGTGGGCCGCACCATCACCCCCCATCACGGTCCGCCGCGCGCGGGCGATATTCGCGACTCGCTGGCCGATATCGGCCGGGCCCGCACGGAGCTCGGATACGAGCCGCGGGTGACGGTCGAAGAAGGTCTGGCCGAGCTCGTTGCGCACGTGCAAAGCACACGGGAAACCGAAGGTAAACCCTAA
- a CDS encoding GNAT family N-acetyltransferase, producing the protein MASVGPRSELVERLDNGEVARRAALGILPPRWKMLVSEEGVLTLGAEELLIEKGEPQVGQAVCLLSGHRIAFRRLLSRDDRGMLLRADVAPFEDHWRDGVVGCVHPRAIDRAAAINPVHFTRTSWVAAVASAHLRSVRRRLKKQPRQPSLTTRLLAESDWPRVREFWNESCGRELPVQANPNQHVVGLFDGSTLAGVNIHLGFGSTAYSAFTLVHRSYRGCGGGKQMIEHAVAISRERKFDSIYVNINVRNLPSIAAYRSAGFRPTRWWSDDADPLASAERQQMVFELDLR; encoded by the coding sequence ATGGCATCTGTAGGTCCACGAAGCGAGCTGGTTGAACGGCTGGACAACGGAGAGGTCGCGCGGCGCGCGGCCCTAGGCATCTTGCCACCTCGTTGGAAGATGCTCGTCTCCGAAGAGGGGGTGCTCACCCTCGGCGCCGAGGAGCTCCTCATCGAAAAGGGAGAACCGCAGGTGGGACAAGCCGTTTGCCTGCTCTCGGGGCACCGGATCGCGTTCCGCCGGCTGCTCTCGCGCGACGACCGCGGGATGCTGCTTCGCGCCGACGTCGCCCCCTTCGAGGATCACTGGAGGGACGGCGTCGTGGGGTGCGTCCACCCGCGGGCCATCGATCGCGCGGCGGCCATCAATCCCGTGCATTTTACACGTACCAGCTGGGTCGCGGCGGTGGCTTCGGCGCACCTTCGCTCGGTGCGCCGGAGGCTCAAGAAGCAGCCCCGCCAGCCGTCTCTGACCACGCGCTTGCTCGCGGAGTCGGATTGGCCGCGGGTGCGCGAGTTCTGGAACGAGTCGTGCGGGCGCGAGCTGCCCGTGCAGGCGAACCCGAATCAACACGTGGTCGGGCTCTTCGATGGCAGCACCCTGGCGGGCGTCAACATTCACCTGGGGTTCGGCTCGACCGCGTACTCCGCCTTCACCCTCGTGCACCGGAGCTACCGCGGGTGCGGCGGGGGAAAGCAGATGATCGAGCACGCGGTGGCCATCTCGCGCGAGCGCAAGTTCGACAGCATCTACGTGAACATCAACGTGCGCAACCTGCCCTCGATCGCCGCCTACCGCAGCGCAGGCTTTCGCCCGACCCGCTGGTGGTCGGACGACGCGGATCCTCTCGCGTCGGCCGAGCGTCAGCAGATGGTGTTCGAGCTCGACCTCAGGTAG
- a CDS encoding glycosyl hydrolase family 18 protein: MRLFKALPAMVLAAATAAVVATGGVAETKAAGPVKTAAAIPSRVFAPYFEAWTGESPATLSQQSGAKFLTMAFLQTASRGSCTVLWNGDAGMPVSQSIFGNDFATIRSNGGDVIPAFGGYTAGNTGTEIADSCTDVSKIAAAIQSVITTYNITRIDFDIEDNSLTNTAGIDRRNKAVKQVEDWAAANGRTLQVTYTLPTTVNGLAETGLAVMRNAVSNNARIDIVNIMTFDYYDGNPNHQMAEDTKTAAAGLRNQLGQLYPGKTPAQLAAMIGVTEMIGIDDFGPGETFQKADANPVLNWANSFGISQISFWALQRDNGKCPGTGARNDCSGIDQPTWFFTQAFAPFTSGGTGNDFSIGVAPESGTVKPGESATATVSTSVTSGQAQTVNLQVSGAPQGVSATVSPSSVTAGGSATLTVSTSATTALGSYPITVTGAAPSGSRTAIYTLKVSNGPPPGKVVNGDFESGVLDPWRGQPGDAIVSTPTHGGSKALLVAATASQNGQAEQTVTLEPNKSYTLKAWVQGNFAFVGVSGGASASTWTSSSTWKQVSLPFTTGASNSVTVWVHGWFGQGNVFVDDVTIE, from the coding sequence ATGCGATTGTTCAAAGCCCTTCCGGCCATGGTGCTCGCGGCGGCAACCGCCGCCGTCGTTGCAACGGGTGGCGTTGCCGAGACCAAGGCTGCCGGCCCCGTCAAGACGGCCGCAGCGATTCCCAGCCGTGTCTTTGCTCCCTACTTCGAGGCTTGGACCGGGGAGAGCCCCGCGACCTTGTCTCAGCAGTCCGGCGCAAAATTCCTGACGATGGCGTTTTTGCAAACCGCGTCCCGAGGCTCGTGCACCGTTCTTTGGAACGGAGATGCCGGTATGCCGGTGTCCCAATCCATCTTCGGCAATGACTTTGCGACCATCCGCAGCAATGGCGGAGATGTCATTCCGGCCTTCGGCGGCTACACCGCCGGAAATACGGGCACCGAGATCGCCGATAGCTGCACGGACGTCTCCAAGATCGCCGCCGCCATCCAAAGCGTCATCACCACCTACAATATCACGCGTATCGACTTCGACATCGAAGACAATTCGCTCACCAACACCGCCGGCATCGACCGCCGAAATAAGGCAGTCAAGCAGGTCGAGGATTGGGCGGCCGCCAATGGCCGCACCCTCCAGGTTACCTACACGCTGCCCACCACCGTCAACGGCCTGGCGGAGACGGGGCTCGCCGTCATGCGCAACGCGGTGTCCAACAACGCGCGGATCGACATCGTCAACATCATGACCTTCGACTATTACGATGGGAATCCCAACCATCAAATGGCGGAGGACACGAAGACGGCCGCCGCCGGCCTGCGCAATCAATTGGGGCAGCTGTATCCGGGTAAAACACCCGCGCAGCTCGCCGCCATGATCGGCGTGACGGAGATGATTGGCATCGACGACTTCGGCCCGGGCGAGACCTTCCAGAAGGCCGACGCCAACCCCGTGCTCAATTGGGCGAACTCCTTCGGCATCAGCCAAATATCGTTCTGGGCGCTGCAGCGCGACAATGGCAAGTGCCCGGGCACGGGCGCGCGAAACGATTGCTCCGGCATCGACCAACCCACGTGGTTCTTCACCCAAGCGTTCGCGCCCTTCACCAGCGGGGGCACCGGAAACGACTTTTCGATCGGCGTAGCCCCCGAATCGGGCACCGTGAAACCCGGCGAGTCGGCCACGGCCACCGTGAGCACCTCCGTCACGTCGGGGCAGGCGCAGACCGTGAATCTCCAAGTGAGCGGCGCGCCGCAAGGCGTGAGCGCCACGGTGAGCCCCTCCTCGGTCACGGCCGGTGGCTCCGCGACCCTGACGGTGTCGACCTCGGCAACGACCGCGCTCGGCTCGTACCCCATTACCGTAACGGGGGCGGCGCCGTCCGGCTCCCGCACCGCCATCTATACGCTCAAGGTGAGCAACGGCCCGCCCCCGGGCAAGGTCGTCAATGGCGACTTCGAGAGCGGCGTGCTCGATCCCTGGAGGGGGCAGCCGGGCGACGCGATTGTCAGCACTCCGACGCACGGAGGCAGCAAGGCGCTCTTGGTGGCGGCGACCGCCTCTCAGAATGGTCAAGCCGAACAGACGGTTACATTGGAGCCCAATAAGAGCTACACCTTGAAGGCCTGGGTCCAGGGCAATTTTGCCTTCGTCGGTGTCTCCGGAGGCGCATCCGCCAGCACCTGGACCTCGTCCTCCACCTGGAAGCAGGTCTCGCTGCCGTTTACCACCGGCGCGTCCAATAGCGTCACGGTGTGGGTCCATGGCTGGTTTGGCCAAGGCAATGTGTTCGTGGATGACGTTACGATTGAATAA
- a CDS encoding L,D-transpeptidase, with product MSVKRVGSAWFFGAAVLAFTSAGCRGSGNEAKNEPDAAVEGTVVPMASAPGDAGASAAPALPRVAALVSPAPVFSATEFPPRDPSKAAEERQGVIRLGSLRKGAIVEVKPHVIKKSNCPEGWYELVSGGFMCGKFVTPDLNNKELANAAHLPYTDGPLPYDYGLNLTNGTPLYRRIPQRKERAEAERGLAIGKTKRGADGKALPTPEAAAMAASGADAPWYVKNHGGGRPQVTFEELKGETGLIVLRMVRGFYLSLDKEIKVPGGKMWRTTDGYYVPSDHILVHKPTTEFEGVWVGRDDEKRKLPLGFVTNPRAWRYEYDDAEKRVRRHESLSRFSILQLTGKKNIVDERAYYETAENFWMKDLDGRALRAMPPPPDLKPGEKWIDINVKSQSLVAYEGEKPVYATIVSTGRHNDEDKTQDHHTIQGSFQIREKFTAATMDDDATSEGPYSIQDVPWIMYFHGSYATHGAFWHSNFGHERSHGCVNMTPHDAKVLFEWAGPVLPKGWHAVRATDKNPGTRVIVHE from the coding sequence ATGTCGGTGAAAAGGGTCGGCTCAGCCTGGTTCTTCGGGGCCGCTGTGCTTGCATTTACCTCCGCCGGGTGCCGCGGCAGCGGAAACGAGGCCAAGAACGAGCCGGACGCCGCCGTGGAAGGAACCGTCGTGCCCATGGCCTCGGCGCCGGGCGATGCCGGGGCGTCAGCGGCCCCCGCCCTTCCGCGCGTCGCGGCCCTCGTGTCGCCCGCGCCGGTATTCAGTGCGACCGAATTTCCACCGCGCGATCCGAGCAAGGCGGCCGAGGAGCGTCAGGGCGTCATCCGACTCGGTTCTCTTCGCAAAGGGGCCATCGTGGAGGTAAAGCCCCACGTCATCAAAAAGAGCAATTGCCCCGAGGGCTGGTACGAGCTCGTCTCCGGCGGCTTCATGTGCGGCAAGTTCGTGACCCCCGATTTGAACAACAAGGAGCTCGCCAACGCCGCGCACCTCCCGTACACCGACGGGCCGCTGCCCTACGACTACGGGTTGAACCTCACCAACGGCACACCGCTCTACCGCCGCATTCCCCAGCGCAAAGAGCGCGCGGAGGCCGAGCGCGGGCTCGCCATCGGCAAGACCAAGCGCGGGGCCGATGGCAAGGCGCTCCCCACCCCCGAAGCCGCCGCGATGGCCGCGTCCGGGGCCGACGCGCCCTGGTACGTGAAGAACCATGGCGGGGGCCGGCCGCAGGTCACCTTCGAGGAGCTGAAGGGCGAGACGGGCCTCATCGTACTTCGTATGGTGCGCGGGTTTTATTTGTCGCTCGACAAAGAAATCAAAGTACCCGGCGGAAAAATGTGGCGCACCACCGACGGCTATTACGTCCCTTCGGATCACATCCTGGTGCACAAACCGACGACCGAGTTCGAAGGCGTTTGGGTCGGCCGCGACGACGAGAAGCGAAAGCTGCCGCTCGGCTTCGTCACCAACCCCCGCGCCTGGCGCTACGAGTACGACGACGCGGAGAAGCGGGTGCGCCGCCACGAGAGCTTGTCGCGTTTTTCCATCCTGCAGCTCACGGGAAAGAAGAACATCGTCGACGAGCGCGCCTACTACGAGACAGCCGAAAATTTCTGGATGAAGGATCTCGACGGGCGCGCGCTTCGGGCCATGCCACCCCCGCCCGATCTGAAGCCTGGCGAGAAGTGGATCGATATCAATGTAAAGTCGCAGTCGCTGGTGGCCTACGAAGGCGAAAAGCCCGTCTACGCCACCATCGTCTCCACCGGCCGCCACAACGACGAGGACAAGACCCAAGATCACCACACGATCCAAGGCTCGTTCCAAATCCGTGAAAAGTTCACGGCCGCCACCATGGACGACGACGCCACCAGCGAGGGGCCCTATTCGATCCAAGACGTCCCCTGGATCATGTACTTCCACGGCAGCTACGCCACCCACGGCGCCTTTTGGCACTCCAACTTCGGGCACGAGCGAAGCCACGGCTGCGTAAACATGACACCGCACGACGCAAAGGTGCTCTTCGAGTGGGCGGGGCCCGTCTTGCCAAAGGGTTGGCACGCCGTGCGGGCCACCGACAAAAATCCGGGGACGCGCGTCATCGTTCATGAGTGA